Below is a window of Bacillota bacterium DNA.
CTGAGATGATGAGGGCCTTCCCCAGCCAAAGAGGTACGACCGCAAGAGTGTAGAGCGCCGTATTCCTCAACGCGACCCAGAAGAGGTTGTTTCGGAATAGCTGTACGTAGTTCCGGACCCCCACCCATTCCTGACTGAAGACTTTGTAGTCCAGAAGACTCAAGTAGCCGCCCCACACTACGGGCAATAGAAAGAAGAACGCGAAAAGGACAAAGCTGGGTATGACGAAAGCATATGCCCAGCGGTCCTTGTATACCCTCCGAATGAGCGTCTCCAAACCCACACCTCCAACGCCTCATGTCTCGTCTGGTCACGCTGGGCGGCGGAGACGAGTCCCCGCCGCCCCTTCTCGGCGACCAAGCTCGGCGCCATGTCTCCTCTACTTGTTGAACAGCGCGCGATTCGCCTCGCGAACGAAATCATCCAAGGCCTGCTTGGGCGTCTTGGTTCTCGCGAGCGCCGCCTCAAACATAGCCTGGAGGTGTTTGTCGATGGGCTCTGTGCTGATGTTCGCGGACCCGAAGTAGGGGATACCGTTCTCAATGGCCCTGACGTAAGTATCTACCTCTTTTTCGAAAGGCGAGCCCTTATACAGGTCCTTGTTGACGGACTTACGCGCCGTGACGTAAAGGAGCGACTTGAGCAAGGCAGTGTTTTCCTTGTTCGTCAGGAAGCGGGCGAACTCCATGACGACCTTCTTCTTCTCGGGGTCACGCTGCCGGAAGACGACGAATCCGCCGCTCGTATGATACGCTATCGGGCCTACCTCGGGGAGGTGCGGGTAACGCGCGATGTGGACGGGGAAAGCCTCCTTGAGCTGACCCTCTTTCACATACCTGTCTATGCGGCCGATCTCGTACGGCCCACCGTAACCGATGGCCGTGAGCCCCTGGTGGAACATGTTGATGGAGTCGTAGATCCCCATGCCGGCTGCGCCCTCGGGCGCGATCTTGTACTTGTAGATGCAGTCCACGATGAACTCCAGCGCGCGGACTCCTTCGGGGCTGTTGAGCACGACCTCCGTCTCGGAGGCGTTGAAGAGCCTGGCCCCGAAGACATGCATCCAACCCATCATGACGTAGAGGTCCTTCGCGGGGAAGCTCAGGGCGTACACGTCGGTCTTGCCGTCCCCGTTCCGATCAAACGTGAGTTTGCGGGCGGCGTTCAGGAACTCGTCCACGGTCCATCCGCGGTCCGGGAGCGGCGGGAGACTGACGTTCCGCTCCTTGAAGATCGCGGGATTCAGCAGCAGTGTGCTTCCCATGCCGTTATTGCTGTTATTCCACGGGAAGAGATAGTAATGGTTTCCGACTTTCCCGACATCCAGGGCGTACCTATAGAAGTCCTCCTTGTCCTCCGCAGTGAGGTACTCATCGATGGGCTCCAGCAACCCCTGCTTCACCCACTCCTGCTTGAAGCCTATGGGCCTGAGCACGTCGGGAGGATTGCCGGCCAGAATCGCGGCTGCGACTTTCTGGTCGAATCCGGCGTTGGTCACGACCTCGTACTTCACGGTGACGTTGGGATGGAGCTTCATGAACTCCTCGCTTGCCCACTTCGGAAAGTCCTCCGCCGTAACCGCCTTGTCCGCCGGGAAGCCCGGAGGCGTGATCCGCCAAGGATTGATCCACCACGTGATGGTTATGGGTTTCTGTGCCGCAGCGGCAGCCTGGGCAGCGAGCGGCAGGCTCCCCAGAACCGCGGCGACGGTGAGAGCGACCAGAGCCAGTAAAGACCACTTCATCTTCAGGCTGTGAGACAACACTTACCAGTCCTCCCCTAACAGGTTTTTCGGAGTAGGGCGCGCCGAAGCAGGACTCAACGCCTCCGACGCGAATGATAGGGGGTATGATCGCTCACAGTGCGTCGGGCCGTCAGGCCTGATGCGCCGCTCCAGACATGTAGAATTCGACAAGAGAGAGCTTGTTCCTTCCACCCGAGGTGATCCACCTGATAGACCTGGTAACATTTGACCTGGATGGAGTGCTGATCCAGAATCCTTTCCGCCGCGGAGTATTCCCCCATGTCTGTCGGACGCTTGCCCCTTATGTGATCGCCGCTCGAGGCTGTTCGCAGGGGAGTCATCCGCGCGTCCACTGCATGGGCGGCACGGGCGGCATTGGTGACACGAGTGGCACCGGCGCACGGACGGACGCAGGTACAAGAGCAGACCTAGGGGCTGGCACAGATGTGGGCAGCGGAAACCCCACCTCCTCCCCGCCGCGCGACCCCGACCCCGAGAAGATCGTGCTGCGTCTAATAATCGAGGAGGCGAAGGAGCGGCTCGCCAAGGGGCGTCTCGTGGAGGCGTACGACTGGGACGACATCGTGACGTGTGTCGCCGAAAACCTCGCCCGCAAGGCACAGGCGGGCAGCCCACCTCCTCTCGACGTGGCGGCCCTCGTGCGTTACTACTGCGGACTGCCTGACATGATCGCCCTCCTGCCTGGAGCGCGCGAAGCACTGAGTTCTCTCAAGCAGGAAGGGTATACCCTAGGGGTAGTGACGAACGGCTACCGAAGATACCAGCTCCCTGTCTTACAGGCTCTGGGAATAGATGGCTTCTTCGACGCGATAGTCACGCCGGAGGAGATTCGAGCGGCAAAACCCGAAGCTCGCATATTCCAGGCGGCGTGGGGCAGCAGCCTCACCCCGCTCCACGTGGGAGACGATCCGGTACACGACGTGTGGGGCGCCCGGTCAGCGGGCGGGTATTCGGTCTGGTTGCACCGCGACTTGCCCGAGGATTTGCGCTGCGAGCTCCCGGAGGGAAGGCCACGCTGCGGGGGCTTCGCCAGCGTACGAGACAAGGCGTATACCGGCGTGCTCAGCGTCGAAGCGTTCGGAGTCCCGGCCGAGGCCTGTGTGCCTCATGCGGTGATAGAGACGCTGGAGGAACTGCCGGAACTGCTCCGGAGACTGAAGGCCCGCGACGCGTTGGCCAACAGCTAGCCGTCGACTCCGCGTGTCCGGATGGATTGGCGGCCGGGCGCGCTTGCCCGTCAAGCTGGAGTCCAAGCCATGCTCAATGCTTCAGGGAGAACAAAACTCCGGCGTTGTGGGTGGTCGCCGCGGCAACGTCGCCGACGGAGAGCTGCTTCAGCCTGGCAAGCTCCCGAGCCACGAAGAGCACGTGGGCGGGCTCGTTGCGTTTGCCGCGATGAGGGACGGGCGTGAGGTACGGGCAATCGGTTTCGAGAAG
It encodes the following:
- a CDS encoding HAD family hydrolase, with protein sequence MGSGNPTSSPPRDPDPEKIVLRLIIEEAKERLAKGRLVEAYDWDDIVTCVAENLARKAQAGSPPPLDVAALVRYYCGLPDMIALLPGAREALSSLKQEGYTLGVVTNGYRRYQLPVLQALGIDGFFDAIVTPEEIRAAKPEARIFQAAWGSSLTPLHVGDDPVHDVWGARSAGGYSVWLHRDLPEDLRCELPEGRPRCGGFASVRDKAYTGVLSVEAFGVPAEACVPHAVIETLEELPELLRRLKARDALANS
- a CDS encoding sugar ABC transporter substrate-binding protein; the encoded protein is MLSHSLKMKWSLLALVALTVAAVLGSLPLAAQAAAAAQKPITITWWINPWRITPPGFPADKAVTAEDFPKWASEEFMKLHPNVTVKYEVVTNAGFDQKVAAAILAGNPPDVLRPIGFKQEWVKQGLLEPIDEYLTAEDKEDFYRYALDVGKVGNHYYLFPWNNSNNGMGSTLLLNPAIFKERNVSLPPLPDRGWTVDEFLNAARKLTFDRNGDGKTDVYALSFPAKDLYVMMGWMHVFGARLFNASETEVVLNSPEGVRALEFIVDCIYKYKIAPEGAAGMGIYDSINMFHQGLTAIGYGGPYEIGRIDRYVKEGQLKEAFPVHIARYPHLPEVGPIAYHTSGGFVVFRQRDPEKKKVVMEFARFLTNKENTALLKSLLYVTARKSVNKDLYKGSPFEKEVDTYVRAIENGIPYFGSANISTEPIDKHLQAMFEAALARTKTPKQALDDFVREANRALFNK